A genomic segment from Acidobacteriota bacterium encodes:
- a CDS encoding type II toxin-antitoxin system Phd/YefM family antitoxin encodes MLDLANDIRSLSDFKRNTVDLLDRIRATGNPMVLTVNGKAELIVQDAGAYQRLLDRVEALEGIQRRVADVKG; translated from the coding sequence ATGCTCGACCTGGCCAACGACATCCGCTCGCTCAGCGACTTCAAGCGCAACACCGTGGACCTGCTCGATCGGATCCGCGCGACCGGCAACCCGATGGTCCTGACCGTCAACGGGAAGGCCGAACTCATCGTCCAGGACGCCGGAGCCTACCAGCGGCTCCTCGACCGCGTGGAAGCGCTCGAGGGGATTCAGCGCCGCGTCGCCGACGTGAAGGGT
- a CDS encoding DUF4386 family protein: MTTTRVGRGFGGLLLLQLAGFIVPFVLLLPLGRDFLTAAAPSAGPIRTAVILLFANGGLTIGLSLIAARMLRGGGDTGPQWLVAAGIIMCLTQAVDNACVLSMLAASERVAAASGPVDALQVAGEAIRIVRQWTHTVAILAIDVWIASLYLLLRRRRVIPDALAMFGLVTVGLHVVGIPLRSLLGYGPLAPLGMPMALGHLALAGWLIVRGWPPADPEGRTAA; this comes from the coding sequence GTGACGACGACTCGAGTCGGCCGGGGGTTCGGGGGGCTACTGCTCCTGCAGCTCGCCGGTTTCATCGTGCCCTTCGTCCTGCTGCTGCCGCTGGGGCGCGACTTCCTGACCGCGGCGGCGCCGTCGGCGGGCCCGATCCGCACCGCGGTGATCCTGCTCTTCGCCAACGGCGGCCTCACAATCGGCCTGTCGCTCATCGCCGCCCGGATGCTCCGCGGTGGCGGCGACACGGGCCCGCAGTGGCTCGTCGCCGCCGGCATCATCATGTGCCTGACCCAGGCGGTCGACAACGCGTGCGTGCTCTCGATGCTCGCGGCCAGCGAGCGGGTCGCCGCGGCGTCGGGGCCGGTCGACGCGCTCCAGGTCGCCGGGGAGGCGATTCGCATCGTCCGGCAGTGGACGCACACGGTCGCCATCCTCGCCATCGACGTCTGGATCGCGTCCCTTTATCTGCTGCTGCGCCGGAGGCGCGTCATCCCGGACGCGCTGGCGATGTTCGGCCTCGTCACGGTCGGACTGCACGTCGTGGGGATTCCTCTGCGCAGCCTGCTCGGCTACGGCCCACTCGCGCCCCTGGGCATGCCGATGGCGCTCGGGCATCTTGCGCTGGCCGGCTGGCTGATCGTCAGGGGCTGGCCGCCTGCCGACCCTGAGGGCCGGACCGCCGCCTGA
- a CDS encoding PLP-dependent aminotransferase family protein has product MALSRGGPSSLQAQIQQSLRTAIREGRLRPGSQVPSTRTLAADLGVSRGVVVEAYEQLVAEGYLIASGRSLTRVAAGMHGTRVAPPVERPPEAIEFDFRPGEPDVRSFPHQAWGRAARRAMQTLAASHLGYGQAQGAPELRRALADYLARARGVVGSPHQLIVCTGTAQGLGIAARALGERGVRRLAVEDPGHPDIRRIVTDAGLRPVPVPVDADGMNVNLLDRAGVQAVLVSPAHQNPIGAVLSPERRQQLLRWSSRASAYVIEDDYDAEYRYDRPAVGALQGVAPERVLYVGSASKILAPALRLGWLLMDEPLLRSGIELKRRADNGSPVLEQLTYASFVSSGDLDRHLRRMRRVYRSRRGALLEALSAHFPDWTVLGAAAGLHLVAVPPRHVDIPRMVREAAAQSVRLYPLSDYASTRSARHGLIFGYARLPERDIAEAVRRMAVPEVERKDSPASSHRRSDRP; this is encoded by the coding sequence GTGGCACTCAGCCGCGGCGGGCCGTCGTCGCTGCAGGCGCAGATTCAGCAGTCGCTCCGAACGGCCATACGCGAGGGCCGTCTGCGGCCCGGCTCACAGGTGCCGTCGACGAGAACGCTGGCCGCCGACCTGGGTGTGTCGCGCGGGGTCGTCGTCGAGGCCTACGAGCAGCTCGTGGCCGAGGGCTACCTGATCGCCAGCGGCCGATCTCTGACGCGGGTGGCGGCCGGCATGCACGGCACGCGCGTGGCGCCTCCGGTGGAGCGGCCGCCCGAGGCCATCGAGTTCGACTTCCGGCCTGGCGAGCCGGACGTGCGCAGCTTCCCGCATCAGGCGTGGGGCCGCGCCGCACGGCGCGCGATGCAGACGCTGGCGGCGAGTCACCTCGGGTACGGCCAGGCGCAGGGGGCGCCGGAACTACGCCGGGCGCTCGCCGACTACCTCGCGCGCGCGCGGGGCGTCGTCGGCTCGCCACATCAGCTGATCGTCTGCACGGGCACCGCACAGGGCCTCGGTATCGCGGCGCGTGCCCTGGGCGAACGAGGCGTGCGGCGCCTGGCGGTCGAGGACCCGGGACACCCCGACATCCGGCGCATCGTGACCGATGCCGGGCTCCGGCCGGTGCCCGTGCCGGTCGATGCCGACGGCATGAACGTGAACCTGCTCGATCGCGCAGGCGTGCAGGCGGTGCTCGTGTCGCCGGCGCACCAGAACCCGATTGGCGCCGTGCTGTCGCCGGAACGGCGCCAGCAACTGCTGAGATGGTCGTCCCGCGCATCGGCCTACGTCATCGAGGACGACTACGACGCGGAGTACCGCTACGATCGGCCCGCGGTCGGCGCGCTCCAGGGCGTCGCGCCCGAGCGAGTGCTCTATGTCGGGTCTGCGAGCAAGATCCTCGCGCCGGCGCTTCGGCTGGGATGGCTGCTGATGGACGAGCCGCTCCTTCGGAGCGGGATCGAACTGAAGCGGCGCGCCGACAACGGCTCCCCGGTGCTCGAGCAGTTGACGTACGCGTCGTTCGTCTCGAGCGGCGACCTGGATCGGCACCTTCGGCGGATGCGCCGCGTGTACCGGTCGCGGCGCGGGGCGCTGCTCGAGGCGCTGTCGGCTCACTTCCCCGACTGGACGGTGCTCGGCGCCGCCGCGGGCCTCCACCTGGTGGCCGTCCCCCCACGCCATGTGGACATCCCGCGCATGGTGCGAGAGGCCGCCGCACAGTCGGTGCGGCTCTACCCGCTCAGCGACTACGCTTCGACCCGTTCGGCTCGTCACGGCCTCATATTCGGGTACGCTCGCCTCCCCGAACGTGACATCGCCGAGGCGGTGCGCCGCAT